The sequence AATTAAAGCAATACTCTGAAGAAGCGCCTAAGAAAACTGCTGACGAAAACAAAGCAAGAGAAGCTGAATTAGCAAAAATGCAGGAAGAAATCCAGCAAATGAACGACAAAGCTCAAAAAGATTTTGTTGCTAAACAAGATACTGCTTACGAACCAATCGAGAAAAAACTGAACGATGCTGTAACTAAAGTGGCAAAAGCAAACGGTTACGATTATATCATGGATGCAAACTCTTCTGCTTTCGTATACAAAGGAGGTCCGGATGCTACTGCAGCTGTGAAGAAAGAACTAGGTGTTCAATAATTTTTTAGAAATTAACAAACATTTATAAAACTTACCATCTCTCATCGAGGTGGTTTTTTTATTTTTGCAACATGGAAAGAGAAGTATCAACCACGGTAAAGGTCAGGTTTAGTGATTGCGATCCGATTGGTCATTTAAACAATGTGAAATATCTGGACTATATGTTCAATGCCAGAGAAGATCATGTAGAAACATTTTACGGTTTCACCTATGAAGAATACACCAAACAGACCGGCTGTACCTGGATTGCGATCCAAAACGAAATAGCCTATTTAAAAGAAGTACGATATAATACCTCGGTTGTGATTAGCAGCAAAACCATCGATGTTCAGGACAGAACGGCGAAGGTTGAAATCCTGATGAAAAGTTCAGACGAAAAAACAATTCATGCTGTTTTATGGGTTACGGTGATTTATTTTAATGTTAAAACA is a genomic window of Chryseobacterium wanjuense containing:
- a CDS encoding OmpH family outer membrane protein, whose product is MKKLSVLFAAVMMVVSVGMAKAQKIATLDVIGVLNAMPEKKKADADLKAFLDTKQAEIKKKADAGQAKLKQYSEEAPKKTADENKAREAELAKMQEEIQQMNDKAQKDFVAKQDTAYEPIEKKLNDAVTKVAKANGYDYIMDANSSAFVYKGGPDATAAVKKELGVQ
- a CDS encoding acyl-CoA thioesterase, whose translation is MEREVSTTVKVRFSDCDPIGHLNNVKYLDYMFNAREDHVETFYGFTYEEYTKQTGCTWIAIQNEIAYLKEVRYNTSVVISSKTIDVQDRTAKVEILMKSSDEKTIHAVLWVTVIYFNVKTRKSDVHPEDIKETFNKFYVDLEQKDFQARVKFLRSQNAKNS